AGCAGCGGATGAACCTTTTTCGGGGTGAGCGCCTGGACGGCCTTGCGCACGTCCTCCGCCTTCCACCCGCGCTGCACGGCCTCCGTGAGTAGCTCGCGCCGCTTGGCCTGGTCCTTGACGTTCAGCAGCTCGTACACGGCCTTCACGTCCAGTTGCTTCGCCTCGACGGCCGTCAGCTCCTCGGGCGTGAAGTTCAGGATCTTGCTGCGCTGCTGGGCCCAGACGCTGATGCCCGTGCCGTAGGTCGCCTGGAGCCACTCCCCCACGCCGTGCGTGTCCGGAATCTGCCCCTTGCGCACCTGGTTGAGGTACCGCACCAGTTCGTCCTGGTTCATCCCGGTGCGCCGCGTCAGCAGCTTGAAGCCGCTGAGGGTCTGATCGACGATGGATGGATTGGTCCGGTGGGCGTTCTCGATCAGGGCGAGTTCCTCGGCACGCTCGTCGTCGACCACCCCGAAGTTCAAGACCGGCAGGTGCGTGAGGTCGGCCAGCACGGCGGCCCGGTACCGCCGCTCGCCGGCGATCACGCTGTATTCGCCGTTCGACAGGCGCACCCACAGGGGCTGCAGGACGCCGTGCTCCCGGATCGACTTCACCAGTTCCTGGAGCGTTTCCGAGGTCAGCTCGTCCCCGCTGTACCGCCCGCGATGGTTGAAGCCCGGCAGGACATGCACGCTGGCGATGGGCGCATTGACCAGGACGGCCTGCTCCGTGATAGCGGCCAGCGCGTCCGCCGAGGGCACCAGGTGAGCGAACCCGGCACCCTTTTTGCCCTTCGCCGTCATGCGGGCACCTTCACGCCGAGAATCCCCAGCACGTTCAGGGTCATGGCACCGATATCCTCGCTGACCTTCGCCTTCGGCTTGTAGAGGACGGCCGGCAGGCGCTGCTGGGTGGCGCCGCCCATCGTCGCCAGGCTGTCGCGCACGTTGGACGTGATCGGCGCGAGCCTCGACAGGTCAGTGTGGAGGTGGTGCAGCAGCTCCTTGTGGTGGTCCACGTTCTCGCGGATACGGTTGGGGATGAACGCGCGCAGGGTCAGGTTCGGGGCGATGCCCTTGGCCACCTTCACCAGTTTCAGGAGCACGTCCAGGTTCTCCAGGCCCTTGATGCCCGAGACCGGCACGAGCAGGTGATCGGCGGCAGCCACGCTGGCGGTCAGGAAGTTGGTGCGCTGCGGCTTGGTGTCCAGAATGACGAAGTCGTACGGCTCTGGCATGCTGCTCAGGTAAGCGTCGAGCGCTTCACGCAGGTTGGCGGCGCGGGCGAAGTCGTTGTTCAACACGTTGTCGACGCTGTTCAGCGCGTCGTTGGCGGGCCACACGTCCACGCCATGCACCTGCATGGGCTCGGGCAGCGGCGGCGGTTCGTCACGCGAGAACACCCGGCCGACGGTCGCCTCCTCGGTGCGTGCCGGGGAGTCCGGGTCGTCGTGCAGGCCCAGCGCCTTGGTGAGGCTGGCCTGGGGGTCGAGGTCGAACAGCGCCACCTTGTAGCCGAGCAGGGCCAGGCTGTAGGCCAGTTCGCGGGCGACCGTGGACTTCCCCTCCCCTCCCGAGGCGTTGGCGATCACGAGGCGTTGGGTCGGCATGAATTCCTCCTTTGAGCGGCGCTGGTGGGCGCGGCGCATGATGAGTTCCCAGTAGTCGGTCATGGGAATCAGGGCGGCCATCGGCGCGGCGTGCCGTTCGATCACCACGCGCTGTCCTGCCTTCACCTGGTCGAGCGTGGCGTACAGGTTCGTGCGGAGGGTCGCCGACTTGCAGCTCGCATCGCTCTCCACTCGCCGAGCTTACGAAAAGTTGTACAACCTTGGCAAGTTGGACACTCTCGCGCCCCCTGGCTTTCCAGCCTCGCTTTGAGGTCTCTCCACGCGGAGGGAGACGCCACGGGGTACCTCCGGATCGGGAGAACATGCATGGCTGCCCGTGTCTGAGCACAGCCGCCAAGTGAAGGTCTTACCCCACCCCAGCGCCTCACGAAGAAGTGGATTGGCATCCTCCACATCCCCCTCTTTCAGGAGGGACCCAGGGATTGAGCGGAAGGTGCCGCTGGTCTGGACCGACGTGACCCGGACGCGCTCGGGGGCCGCCCCGGGGTAAAGCTGTCACAGGATAAGGCTGAGCAGACTTCCTTTCCTCAAGGGTTCGTGGAGCGTCTGGTATTCGCCCCCCAACGGGCTGATCCGTTGCTTTGAGGCAGCAGCGCGGGCGAGCAGGCACCGCATCTTGCGCTCCGGCTTGAGGAACGCCTGTCCGATAGCAACCCCGGGTACCGCCCGAGGACCCTGAGCAACAGGGAGGCCGCAGACATCGATCAACAGCTGCATAGCATCGTCAACCACCGTCTCGTCCAGCAAGTTCACGCGGACCTTTCGCCAGCAAACGGTTCAAGGACCGTCCGTCGGCCTTCCTCAGCACTTGGCAGCTTGTCCGAACCCTCTTCATTCAGAGGGACTCTCCCCTCCCCCGCGCCACTGGCACGAATTTATTCTAAGGCGGCTGCCATTCGCTGTTACGCAAATGGCATAACTCATCCTTCTCTTTCCTGATTGAACGTGAAGGACATCGGGTGTCCTCGGCATCCTCGTAAGGCTCTTTCTGACAGCCCCCCCTCTCCCCTCCCCCTCCGGGACTGTTCCGACGGTATCTCCGGTCGCTCGCCCCCAGTCCTGATTTCGCCTTCCACCAGCAGGAACGAGCGGTAAGGTTCCACCACGCAGAGCCTGCCCTTCTCAAACAGCAAGGGTAAAGGCTGGTTTGGTCCAGAGCCCACCAGCCTTCTCCTGGGAAGGGCACGACACCGCTGCTGTCACTTGGACCGGATCAGCCAGATTCGTATTGCTGCCGATCTGCTCCTCAGCCTGTCGTCTCGACAGGCAACGGCACGGTCAGCCGCAATATGCCCAGCACGTCGCTGCCTTGCAGCCGGTTGGTGTCCGGCTCGCCGCTGTAGGGGCACGCGAAGGGCCAGGCGGGCGTGGAGTACTCGCGGAAGACCTGCCCCGTGAGACTGTTGCCGTGCCGGACCACGGCCGGGATGCTCGCCAGCCCCAGGTTCACCAGCGCCATATCCACCGCGCAGGGGTTGAGGTCGGTGGCGACCACCTGCATGTGAAGGCGGCTCACCCCCAGGTCCTCCAGCGCATGGGCGGCAGCCAGGACCAGGGTTCCACTCCCGGCCGCCGGTTCCGCCACCTTCAGGGTGTCGCCGGGGACGGGCGGGTGCATGACCAGCTTCGTCATCAGCAGCGCCACCGAACTCGGGGTGTAGACCTCGCCCAGGTGCCGCTGCGCGTCCTTGCCCAGGCGACCCATGTAGGTCTCGCTGAACAGGTCCAGGAACGGATCTTCGAGCTTCAGGCGCAGCAGGTCCCCGAAGGCTTCGCACAGGCCGTTCAGTTCCTCCGAGGTGAACTTGCCCGCAGTGAGCCGGTACTCGTCCTCGCGCTGTCCTGAGCTGCACACGCAGGCGTCCAGGGTCACAAGGTCCCGGAACACGTCCGAGTGCCGCTGTTCGAGCTTGAGGGCGATCTTCAGCCAGCGTGGGTTCGTCAAGGTGGTGCCTCCTCGACCTCCCCTGGTGCCGCCTGCGGCGCGACTTCCGCGCCTACGCGGTGCCGAACGTCCGGCAAGGCCAGGAAGGCGTCAAGGGTGAAGGTCGCGCCGTCCTCGGAATACAGGGCGCTCCCGGCCGCGCACCGCTCCCCCAGAAAGGTCACCCACGCCTCGGGCGAGGACAACGGGACACCCTGTTCCGTGACCGCACTGAAACGGAACTCGAACTGGCCGACGATTCGCCGCCTGACTTCCAGTACCAGGCACGCTTCGGGGTAACGGGCGGCCCGCTGCCGCCGCCAAGCAGTTCATGGTGCTCTGCCGGATGCGCTCGGGGGAGCCGTCTTCGCGTGGCCGAATGGGCGTGATCAGAAAAACGGTTCGCA
This DNA window, taken from Deinococcus carri, encodes the following:
- a CDS encoding N-6 DNA methylase, which codes for MTNPRWLKIALKLEQRHSDVFRDLVTLDACVCSSGQREDEYRLTAGKFTSEELNGLCEAFGDLLRLKLEDPFLDLFSETYMGRLGKDAQRHLGEVYTPSSVALLMTKLVMHPPVPGDTLKVAEPAAGSGTLVLAAAHALEDLGVSRLHMQVVATDLNPCAVDMALVNLGLASIPAVVRHGNSLTGQVFREYSTPAWPFACPYSGEPDTNRLQGSDVLGILRLTVPLPVETTG
- a CDS encoding AAA family ATPase, with protein sequence MESDASCKSATLRTNLYATLDQVKAGQRVVIERHAAPMAALIPMTDYWELIMRRAHQRRSKEEFMPTQRLVIANASGGEGKSTVARELAYSLALLGYKVALFDLDPQASLTKALGLHDDPDSPARTEEATVGRVFSRDEPPPLPEPMQVHGVDVWPANDALNSVDNVLNNDFARAANLREALDAYLSSMPEPYDFVILDTKPQRTNFLTASVAAADHLLVPVSGIKGLENLDVLLKLVKVAKGIAPNLTLRAFIPNRIRENVDHHKELLHHLHTDLSRLAPITSNVRDSLATMGGATQQRLPAVLYKPKAKVSEDIGAMTLNVLGILGVKVPA
- a CDS encoding ParB/RepB/Spo0J family partition protein produces the protein MTAKGKKGAGFAHLVPSADALAAITEQAVLVNAPIASVHVLPGFNHRGRYSGDELTSETLQELVKSIREHGVLQPLWVRLSNGEYSVIAGERRYRAAVLADLTHLPVLNFGVVDDERAEELALIENAHRTNPSIVDQTLSGFKLLTRRTGMNQDELVRYLNQVRKGQIPDTHGVGEWLQATYGTGISVWAQQRSKILNFTPEELTAVEAKQLDVKAVYELLNVKDQAKRRELLTEAVQRGWKAEDVRKAVQALTPKKVHPLLSSVDGLRADLPRLKQLTGKEAARAQKLIAELRALLGSGQQG